In Canis lupus dingo isolate Sandy chromosome 32, ASM325472v2, whole genome shotgun sequence, the following are encoded in one genomic region:
- the GAR1 gene encoding H/ACA ribonucleoprotein complex subunit 1: MSFRGGGRGGFNRGGGFSRGGSNNHFRGGGGNFRGGGGGRGGFGRGGGRGGFNKGQDQGPPEHVVLLGEFLHPCEDDIVCKCTTDENKVPYFNAPVYLENKEQIGKVDEIFGQLRDFYFSVKLSENMKASSFKKLQKFYIDPYKLLPLQRFLPRPPGEKGPPRGGGRGGRGGGRGGGGRGGRGGGFRGGRGGGGGGFRGRGGGGFRGRGH, from the exons ATGTCTTTTCGAGGCGGTGGTCGTGGAGGCTTTAATCGAGGTGGTGGCTTCAGTCGCGGCGGAAGCAACAACCACTTCCGAGGTGGAGGCGGTAATTTCCGAGGCGGCGGTGGTGGTAGAGGAGGATTTGGACGAGGAGGTGGCCGCGGAGGCTTTAACAAAGGCCAAGACCAAGGACCCCCGGAACACGTAGTTT TATTAGGAGAGTTCCTGCATCCCTGTGAAGATGACATAGTTTGTAAATGTACTACAGACGAAAATAAGGTGCCTTATTTTAATGCTCCAGTTTATTtagagaacaaagaacaaattggtAAAGTGGATGAAATATTTGGACAACTTAGAGATTTT tatttttctgttaaattgtCAGAAAATATGAAGgcatcttcctttaaaaaactgCAGAAG TTTTATATAGACCCATATAAACTGCTACCACTACAGAGGTTTTTACCTCGACCTCCAGGTGAGAAGGGACCTCCAAGAGGTGGTGGCAGAGGAGGtcgaggaggaggaagaggaggaggtggcagaGGTGGTAGAGGTG gtGGTTTtagaggtggaagaggaggtggaggtggaggcttcagaggaaggggtggtggtggtttcaGAG GGAGAGGACATTAA